Proteins co-encoded in one Colletes latitarsis isolate SP2378_abdomen chromosome 2, iyColLati1, whole genome shotgun sequence genomic window:
- the LOC143351508 gene encoding pentatricopeptide repeat-containing protein 1, mitochondrial: protein MFNMFLSKSNSFLKSKIVGGYTNDHIRCIKQRKHCLYELKAHNYSNYASTRALCPLLYNKYGFNKNDPLSRHVKTCLLNLLNVNKKLCTDALVKNANVFGDLSYEKYEKVEMDDDEIKEETFMENDARIPRWKKLSLGQYCNLIKSHIGKKDLDQALSVLDLVKANRDKPNIYMYVLLIRAFALQGNIKLCFKLYNKLKKRGLTPTPAIYNSLINACAVSKDKKTALMYLHYLREYFYKQNYCLNETHYITFIKAYSWHQEMKTAFELADEAWDKHLVTKDTYACLFHSVISNKENGLIYALTLWHEMKRHRIKPNLTHYNLLLRAIRDTKFGDLKVNDILQRNLVGTQIQLIETGKPDLLHSPPVLSTTCFQMIKQQTQNKSIDVMSKDNDSKAVVTIETILSQSLNDVLEVNKLLLFGGVEKLFTRMESDNVIPDEKTLTIIMELLPPSIYVENMYLKYIENKKMKVDITFYNMLIKRRNNRKQYKAAKDVINEIQRHHLTPNIITFGVLALGCTSLMYGEELLEQMNKVGYTPNSIVLDILMHAACRYKDFKYVQFLINYMSRYHMKPSKYMLDTLEKFEKLILQFIKTENKYNRKEIRYTKTKYNEFKIYYDEWKQRVQEMYSVKASK from the exons ATGTTCAATATGTTTTTGTCGAAATcaaattcttttttaaaatcAAAGATTGTCGGAGGTTATACAAACGATCATATTCGTTGTATCAAACAACGAAAACATTGTTTATACGAACTGAAAGCACACAATTATAGCAATTACGCAAGTACCAGGGCTTTATGTCCTTTATTATATAACAAATATggatttaataaaaatgatcCTTTAAGTAGGCATGTTAAAACATGTCTTTTAAATTTATTGAATGTTAACAAAAAGTTGTGTACAGACGCTTTAGTAAAAAATGCCAATGTATTTGGAGATCTTTCAtatgaaaaatatgaaaaagttGAAATGGATGATGATGAAATAAAAGAAGAGACGTTTATGGAAAATGATGCAAGAATTCCAAGGTGGAAAAAATTAAGTCTTGGTCAATATTGTAATCTTATTAAATCTCATATAGGAAAAAAAGATTTGGATCAAGCATTAAGCGTATTAGATTTAGTAAAAGCAAATCGTGACAAGcctaatatatatatgtatgttcttTTAATACGTGCATTTGCTTTACAAGGAAATATCAAATTATGTTTTAAACTCTATAATAAGCTGAAGAAACGTGGTTTAACTCCTACTCCAGCAATATATAACAGTTTAATCAATGCTTGTGCTGTATCAAAAGATAAAAAGACAGCATTGATGTATTTGCATTACTTGAGAGAATATTTCTACAAGCAAAATTACTGTTTAAATGAAACACACTATATTACTTTCATAAAAGCTTATAGTTGGCATCAAGAAATGAAAACTGCTTTTGAACTAGCAGATGAAGCATGGGATAAACATCTTGTCACAAAAGATACATATGCTTGTTTATTTCACTCAGTAATCAGTAATAAAGAAAATGGGTTAATATATGCTTTAACTTTGTGGCATGAGATGAAAAGACATAGAATAAAACCAAATTTAACACATTATAATCTACTTTTAAGAGCAATCAGAGATACAAAATTTGGAGATCTAAAAGTAAATGATATCTTGCAAAGAAATTTAGTAGGTACACAAATTCAGCTTATTGAAACTGGAAAACCAGACTTATTACATTCCCCACCGGTATTAAGCACCACATGTTTTCAAATGATTAAACAGCAGACACAAAATAAATCTATAGATGTTATGTCAAAGGATAATGATTCAAAAGCTGTTGTGACCATTGAAACTATATTGTCCCAAAGTTTAAATGATGTATTAGAAGTTAATAAGTTACTTTTATTTGGAGGAGTAGAAAAATTATTCACACGAATGGAAAGTGATAATGTCATACCTGATGAAAAAACATTAACAATTATCATGGAATTACTTCCACCTTCCATATATGTAGAAAATATgtatctcaaatatattgagaataaaaaaatgaaagtGGATATTACTTTTTATAACATGCTCATTAAAAGGAGGAATAATAGGAAACAGTATAAAGCAGCAAAA gaCGTTATTAATGAAATACAAAGACATCATCTTACACCAAATATTATAACATTTGGGGTATTAGCTCTTGGATGTACAAGTCTTATGTATGGAGAAGAACTTTTAGAACAAATGAATAAAGTTGGTTATACACCTAATTCTATAGTGCTAGATATACTAATGCATGCAGCATGTCGCTACAAAGATTTTAAATATGTACAATTTCTGATAAATTATATGTCAAGGTATCATATGAAACCATCTAAGTATATGTTAGATACCTTAGAAAAGTTTGAGAAATTGATATTACAATTTATAAAAACCGAG AATAAATACAATCGTAAAGAAATAAGGTACACAAAAACAAAGTataatgaatttaaaatatacTATGACGAATGGAAACAAAGAGTACAAGAAATGTACAGTGTTAAAGCATCAAAATAG
- the Vir gene encoding VIR_N domain-containing protein, protein MDNIELLFFDTFSHDISEELNLDLVQFPKPVYISEVRIIPLGARVQADFPGGVRLGATNPSQFEIEFFVNDLSKPGASTFESLGELEYKQNIHIQLECERKQIPTDGLVLRGWYTTITLAVYGTLTKSLNNPQEVISSAAGSAVCTSGLEEVVENSTQISEQQSEWYYENQGQTNSSETCIAATPPPPIQPIQTVESTRNSISDTGKTDVVHWEEDGTNGTLKSVKRPSSPPSESLVSLSPESISAEEEEGEQDGGEPETGEPFEPILSDEDIMADDIPSTTEYECENVQLDDIYSLTPPDLLELEKSVNIVEEYTINNEMLDKIHEILQSLSKSVLHFNNASGQEKETFVHNCESLCAILSPFYLNSTDFNDLTNIVNAGLDMDLARAQPQPAYKVRHVKVGVRLAEALCKLSQGPDILLKVDAPYKLLALCMRENVALPVKLSALRTLDAALISPVIVQEFLKSKSNLYKNALMMLDTAKLARLKYALSSLLRKVHTYEFLDEMKDLNEFAMTELMNTYIYAPTLMAQPKRQLPAGAQMEFEREQNRNPRCHLIAYFDYHKLLYHILVALTSPKSDLNLIKASRRFLLRISDTKEGLLYLLKDPEVTKLILKALKCELPGIGSVLAWRLQVVQCLLRLKYQPSDWLALKKLHSFLIFPEGLQAIITVLPTGEFIDILIPYLSDANLCEFSAEIISTIIRYSDRIEVFQNRATIILEKSRAQAVLKDVTSYMTTAAQATHWNYGDVSQLVACIRKSADKAAFLPGQLITACRILYYLVFPSNNDVDPMEPYIELKYRNALTQLFAADGLTALIAVMASISEFYEQPFLHRAALTGRRGLALVALLLPCVRLTRALLERLVKCMATDFKDLTAVVPLLGVYSLVEAIPPVRIVQTLSEEIVGTLLVFTQAVDSDGSGNVAKSLWTQMLGEVLKMVSLSPCNFIPGLKLLTRLLPPVLTLKETITEDAARILGFRKLWSAHLQAQANNLIETLRLLCASWNKDLLVLLSKVCKQLSDLAAPTALLVGRCLLDGIIAATSLENNVLILALLSELAKHAPMKATLLTLTSPASRAQVKSDQKYPPVIEMMCTVLKNTNNIRIQYELLDIFETLCDCTLSLMQEDTNEPFEKRLTHSVPSKEPLLSILAALIDILATSTKFEPEILQSTLRILLSLSSHNYGLYHVKSCLENNPDALRSLLEHISVLEDPEAQAIVDLTIMFLENLIASESQGRSLYLRVQQLASLISWDKNDHPLEKIKSAQELVEILKSAEDKEEKEPIPEMLEPLLPTPEALLNQFSQRCLGTPDFILKRSKKVAFMSPSQAPNENTVDLLALAAELLPTDFNLLIEAQSLCSKAPPDDATQPLQSKTQTDDQETRDIQKQSTSPVSKVKQPFVTPMRGRTQFTNSLRGGPVVGGVGRGADPFRSRPPNTSRPPSLHVDDFVALETCGAQPTGPTGYNKLSIRGTCPSRAINAGTRSRPWAQETRPPYLR, encoded by the exons ATGGATAATATAGAATTACTATTTTTTGACACATTTTCACATGATATTTCAGAG GAACTTAATTTAGATTTAGTGCAGTTTCCAAAACCGGTTTATATTAGCGAAGTTAGAATTATACCATTAGGAGCTAGAGTACAGGCAGATTTTCCTGGAGGTGTTCGTTTAGG AGCAACAAATCCATCTCAatttgaaattgaattttttgtaaATGATTTAAGTAAACCTGGAGCTTCTACCTTTGAATCTCTTGGGGAATTGGAATATAAACAGAATATTCATATTCAGTTAGAATGCGAGAGAAAACAAATTCCCACAGATGGATTGGTATTAAGAGGATGGTATACTACTATCACTTTGGCTGTGTATGGAACATTGACAAAATCTTTGAATAATCCACAAGAAGTTATTAGTTCAGCTGCTGGTTCTGCAGTTTGTACTAGTGGATTGGAGGAAGTTGTGGAAAATTCTACTCAAATTTCAGAACAGCAATCTGAGTGGTATTATGAAAATCAAGGCCAGACAAATTCAAGT GAAACATGTATAGCAGCAACACCACCACCTCCTATACAACCGATACAAACAGTAGAATCAACCAGAAATTCAATATCAGATACTGGAAAGACAGATGTAGTACATTGGGAAGAAGATGGTACAAATGGTACACTAAAATCAGTGAAACGTCCTTCTTCACCACCCTCTGAATCTTTAGTATCTTTAAGTCCTGAATCAATATCGGCTGAAGAAGAAGAAGGTGAACAGGATGGTGGTGAACCAGAAACAGGAGAACCATTTGAACCTATATTATCTGATGAAGACATAATGGCAGATGATATACCATCCACTACAGAATATGAATGTGAAAATGTGCAATTAGATGACATTTATTCGTTAACGCCACCCGATTTATTGGAGCTAGAAAAATCAGTGAATATTGTCGAAGAATACACTATTAACAATGAAATGTTGGATAAGATACATGAAATATTGCAGTCTTTATCAAAGTCAGTTTTACATTTTAATAATGCATCAGGTCAAGAGAAAGAAACATTCGTTCATAATTGTGAATCTTTATGCGCGATTCTTAGccctttttatttaaatagcaCCGATTTTAATGATTTGACCAATATCGTGAATGCAGGCTTAGACATGGATCTTGCTCGCGCTCAACCTCAACCAGCTTATAAAGTTCGCCATGTGAAAGTTGGTGTACGATTAGCAGAAGCTTTATGTAAACTTTCACAAGGTCCAGATATATTATTAAAAGTAGACGCCCCTTATAAATTATTGGCATTGTGCATGCGTGAAAACGTAGCACTTCCTGTAAAACTTTCTGCTCTTCGTACATTAGACGCTGCATTGATAAGTCCTGTGATTGTCCAGGAGTTTCTTAAGTCAAAAAGTAATCTATATAAAAATGCTTTAATGATGTTAGACACAGCTAAGTTAGCAAGATTAAAATACGCTTTAAGCTCGTTGTTACGAAAAGTACATACTTATGAATTTCTTGACGAAATGAAAGACCTCAACGAATTCGCTATGACCGAATTGATGAATACGTATATATACGCGCCGACATTAATGGCTCAACCGAAACGTCAATTACCAGCTGGAGCCCAAATGGAATTTGAACGAGAACAAAATCGAAATCCTCGATGTCATCTAATAGCATACTTCGACTATCATAAACTTTTGTATCACATTCTTGTGGCACTTACTTCTCCAAAGTcagatttgaatttaattaaagcTTCTCGACGTTTTCTTTTGCGTATTTCCGATACAAAAGAAGGTTTACTATATTTGTTGAAAGATCCGGAAGTTaccaaattaattttgaaagctTTAAAGTGTGAATTACCTGGAATAGGATCAGTTTTAGCTTGGCGGCTTCAAGTTGTACAGTGTTTATTACGTTTAAAATATCAACCTTCCGATTGGTTGGCTTTGAAAAAGCTTCATTCTTTTCTAATATTTCCCGAAGGTTTACAAGCCATAATAACAGTACTTCCAACAGGGGAATTTATCGATATTTTAATCCCCTATCTTTCTGATGCAAATCTTTGTGAATTTTCAGCAGAAATTATATCGACAATCATTCGTTATTCCGATCGAATAGAGGTATTTCAAAATCGTGCTACAATTATTTTAGAAAAATCACGAGCTCAGGCTGTTCTAAAAGACGTTACATCGTATATGACTACGGCCGCACAAGCTACTCATTGGAATTATGGAGATGTATCTCAACTCGTTGCATGTATTAGAAAAAGTGCAGATAAAGCAGCCTTTCTCCCAGGACAATTAATTACTGCATGTAGAATTTTATATTATCTTGTTTTCCCTTCAAACAATGACGTGGATCCAATGGAACCTTATATCGAATTAAAATATAGGAATGCATTGACTCAGTTATTTGCTGCCGATGGTTTAACAGCTCTTATTGCAGTTATGGCGAGTATTTCAGAATTTTACGAACAACCATTTTTGCATCGTGCAGCTTTAACAGGTCGAAGGGGTTTAGCATTAGTTGCATTGCTTCTTCCATGTGTAAGACTAACAAGAGCATTGCTAGAACGTCTTGTAAAATGTATGGCGACAGACTTCAAAGATTTAACGGCTGTAGTACCGCTACTTGGTGTTTATTCGTTGGTTGAAGCTATTCCTCCTGTTCGAATTGTTCAAACATTATCTGAAGAAATAGTAGGAACACTTCTAGTTTTCACACAAGCTGTGGATTCAGATGGTTCTGGAAATGTAGCAAAATCATTATGGACACAAATGTTAGGCGAAGTTTTAAAGATGGTTTCCCTTAGTCCATGTAATTTTATACCTGGTTTGAAACTTCTAACAAGATTATTACCACCTGTTTTAACTTTAAAAGAAACGATAACTGAAGATGCTGCTCGTATTCTAGGCTTCAGAAAATTATGGTCTGCTCACTTACAGGCTCAAgctaataatttaattgaaacatTACGTTTACTTTGTGCTAGTTGGAACAAAGATTTACTAGTTCTTCTTTCAAAAGTATGTAAGCAATTAAGTGATTTAGCGGCACCTACAGCTTTACTAGTGGGCAGATGTTTATTAGATGGTATAATAGCTGCGACTTCCCTAGAAAATAATGTTTTAATTCTTGCATTACTTAGTGAGCTTGCAAAACATGCACCTATGAAAGCTACTTTGTTAACTTTAACTAGTCCCGCATCTAGAGCACAAGTGAAATCAGATCAAAAGTATCCACCTGTTATTGAGATGATGTGTACAGTACTTAAAAATACAAATAACATTCGAATACAGTATGAACTTCTTGATATTTTTGAAACATTGTGTGATTGTACACTGAGTCTTATGCAAGAAGATACAAACGAACCTTTTGAGAAAAGGCTCACGCATTCGGTACCAAGTAAAGAACCGCTTCTATCTATTTTGGCTGCGCTCATCGACATATTAGCGACTAGCACAAAATTTGAACCTGAAATACTACAAAGTACCCTTCGTATACTTTTGTCTCTTAGTAGTCATAATTATGGCTTATATCATGTAAAAAGTTGTTTGGAAAATAATCCTGATGCATTACGATCGTTATTAGAGCATATTTCTGTGTTAGAAGATCCTGAAGCTCAAGCAATTGTCGACTTAACTATAATGtttttagaaaatttaattGCATCTGAATCACAGGGAAGATCTTTGTATCTACGTGTACAGCAACTAGCGTCTTTGATATCATGGGATAAAAATGATCATCCCTTAGAAAAGATAAAAAGTGCACAAGAATTAGTGGAAATTTTGAAATCTGCCGAAGATAAAGAAGAAAAGGAACCAATTCCAGAAATGTTAGAACCGTTATTACCAACTCCAGAAGCTCTATTGAATCAATTTTCTCAGCGATGTTTAGGAACTCCCGATTTCATTCTTAAACGATCAAAGAAAGTTGCATTTATGTCGCCTAGTCAAGCACCAAATGAAAATACAGTGGATTTGTTAGCTCTTGCAGCTGAATTACTTCCTACTGATTTTAATCTATTAATAGAAGCTCAAAGTTTGTGTTCTAAGGCACCTCCTGATGATGCTACTCAACCACTGCAATCAAAAACTCAAACAGATGATCAAGAAACTAGAGACATTCAAAAGCAATCAACATCTCCTGTTTCTAAAGTAAAACAACCATTTG TTACGCCTATGCGAGGTAGAACGCAATTTACCAATTCTTTAAGAGGTGGTCCAGTAGTAGGAGGTGTAGGTAGAGGCGCAGATCCATTTAGATCCAGACCACCAAACACTTCGCGACCTCCATCTCTTCATGTTGATGACTTTGTAGCATTAGAAACATGTGGGGCACAGCCAACAGGACCTACAGGTTATAATAAACTTAGTATCCGCGGAACTTGTCCTTCTCGAGCGATCAATGCAGGAACAAGGAGCAGGCCTTGGGCACAAGAAACACGACCTCCTTATCTccgttaa